A section of the Lathamus discolor isolate bLatDis1 chromosome 6, bLatDis1.hap1, whole genome shotgun sequence genome encodes:
- the WDR20 gene encoding WD repeat-containing protein 20 isoform X3, translating into MYLYNVEHTCGTTVPHYQLLKQGESFAVHTCKSKSTRNPLLKWTVGEGALNEFAFSPDGKFLACVSQDGFLRVFNFDSVELHGTMKSYFGGLLCVCWSPDGKYIVTGGEDDLVTVWSFVDCRVIARGHGHKSWVSVVAFDPYTTSVEESDPMEFSGSDEDFQDLHFGRDRANSTQSRLSKRNSTDSRPVSVTYRFGSVGQDTQLCLWDLTEDILFPHQPLSRARTHTNVMNATSPPAGSGGTNPGSNGNSITTPGNSVPPPLPRSNSLPHSAVSNAGSKSSVMDGAIASGVSKFATLSLHDRKERHHEKDHKRNHSMGHISSKSSDKLNLVTKTKTDPAKTLGTPLCPRMEDVPLLEPLICKKIAHERLTVLIFLEDCIVTACQEGFICTWARPGKVGLLSSQNQANSPSGTVV; encoded by the coding sequence ATGTACTTGTATAACGTGGAGCACACTTGTGGTACCACAGTCCCGCACTACCAGCTACTTAAACAAGGAGAAAGCTTTGCAGTTCACACTTGCAAGAGTAAATCTACAAGAAACCCTCTGCTTAAATGGACAGTAGGTGAGGGTGCCCTGAATGAATTTGCGTTTTCACCAGATGGGAAGTTCTTGGCATGTGTGAGCCAGGATGGTTTTCTTCGCGTGTTTAACTTTGATTCAGTGGAATTGCATGGTACAATGAAAAGCTACTTTGGAGGACTGCTGTGCGTGTGTTGGAGTCCTGATGGGAAATACATAGTGACAGGTGGAGAGGATGACTTGGTAACAGTATGGTCTTTTGTGGACTGTCGAGTAATAGCGAGAGGCCACGGACATAAGTCATGGGTCAGTGTTGTTGCATTTGATCCATATACCACTAGTGTAGAAGAGAGTGACCCGATGGAATTTAGTGGAAGTGATGAGGATTTCCAAGACCTTCATTTTGGCAGAGATCGAGCAAATAGTACTCAATCTAGGCTATCCAAAAGGAACTCTACAGACAGTCGTCCAGTAAGCGTTACGTATAGATTTGGTTCCGTAGGCCAGGACACACAGCTCTGTTTGTGGGATCTTACAGAAGATATCCTCTTCCCCCACCAGCCTCTCTCAAGAGCAAGGACACATACAAATGTCATGAATGCCACAAGTCCACCTGCTGGAAGTGGTGGAACTAACCCAGGAAGTAATGGAAACAGTATCACGACACCTGGAAACTCTGTACCCCCTCCTCTTCCACGGTCAAACAGCCTTCCACACTCTGCAGTCTCAAATGCTGGCAGTAAAAGCAGTGTCATGGATGGTGCCATTGCTTCTGGCGTTAGTAAATTTGCAACCTTATCGCTACACGATCGGAAGGAAAGACACCATGAAAAAGATCACAAGAGAAATCATAGCATGGGACATATATCTAGCAAGAGCAGTGACAAACTGAACCTAGTTACTAAAACCAAAACGGACCCAGCTAAAACTTTGGGAACACCTCTCTGTCCCCGAATGGAAGATGTTCCCTTGTTAGAGCCTCTTATCTGTAAAAAGATAGCACATGAAAGACTGACTGTGTTAATTTTTCTTGAAGACTGTATAGTCACTGCTTGTCAGGAGGGATTTATTTGCACATGGGCAAGGCCTGGTAAAGTG